One Rhizoctonia solani chromosome 1, complete sequence DNA window includes the following coding sequences:
- a CDS encoding Retrotransposable element Tf2 protein, giving the protein MSARRWGRPPRLDLGGNQPGPANPKKSCSPASPISPSISASPIPNWNSCPSTSGSSRAYPAPVKVDHPNAYTGKIGSKAKQWLTWMLAWTRLNSRMFPTNQEVLSFLLMNMKDSAGAWAHPHLDQLGSHQAIIQTVEGFKLEFLAAFGNPDATRAAKRKITTLTQSSTCADYITKFRTLAMELDWNDAALRGQFAQGLHWEVSRQIATCKTSPRTLLKLQNAALVIDNALRKEQASHLPRDNKPSRPSNPARGTSTGQPTTGSKRLSNDPNFVSEEERNRHCATGACIKCGKMGHKFAECCTGWKATPIEDKGKAKETAKIGKDSKYQLGKDNNRISPLFTISIKPEEQAEHLEVLIDSGATSSFLHPRTTKALCLPLIDLSTPQTVTMLDGLSPQAGKIWKKANLTFSFDGKRMTETFLICNTGSHAAILGLKWLDAHNPEIDWNQRTLSFPHTVLEHVAIAKEEEADKDPLKGVPSKYHQYAKVFGEEEFNKLPPHRHYNISIELTEEGPLNSPLYSMTDAKSATLKDWLRDKLKAGKIRPSKSSISSPIMFVPKKDGSCQLVVDYRRLNNQTKKNVYPLPCPNDLMAQLRSAKAFTKLDLRWGYNNVRVREGDEWKTAFRTKYGL; this is encoded by the exons ATGAGTGCAAGAAGATGGGGCAGACCACCCcgattggatttgggaggAAATCAG cctggcccagccaaccccaagaagagttgctcccccgcaagtcccatctccccctccatctccgcgtctccaatccccaattggaacagctgcccctccacctccggctccagtcgcGCCTATCCTGCTCcagtcaaggttgaccaccccaatgcctacacaggcaaaatagggagcaaagccaagcaatggctgacttggatgttagcctggacccgcctcaattcgcggatgttccccaccaatcaagaggtcctctccttcctcttgatgaacatgaaggactctGCCGGGGCTTGGGCCCacccacaccttgaccagcttggatcacaccaagccatcatccaaaccgTTGAGGGGTTCAAACTGGAGttcttggcagcatttggcaaccctgacgccacaagggccgccaagCGGAAAatcaccaccctcacccagtccAGCACATGTGCGGActacattacaaagttcaggacccttgcaatggaactggactggaatgacgcggcccttagaggccagtttgcccaaggcctccattgggaggtcagccgccaaattgcaACATGCAAAACTAGCCCGCGCACCCTCctcaagctgcagaatgcagcacttgtcattgacaacgctctccgcaaagagcAAGCTAGCCACCTGccaagggataataagcctagcagaccatccaaccccgcaagggggacaagtaccggccaacccACAACCGGTTCAAAGAGACTCTCCaatgaccccaactttgtgtcagAGGAAGAGCGTAACCGCCACTGCGCCacaggcgcctgcatcaaatgcggcaaaatgggccacaagtttgcagaatgctgcacaggctggaaagccacccctattgaggacaaggggaaggctaaggaaactgccaaaattggcaaagactccaagtaccaattgggaaaaga taacaatagaatatccccactcttcacaatttcaattaaGCCAGAGGAACAAGCGGAACatttagaagtcctgatagactcaggcgccacatcttCCTTCCTTCACCCCCGCACCACCAAGGCATTATGCCTACCTCTCATAGATCTCTCAACTCCCCAAACCGTtaccatgcttgatgggttgagcccccaggctggaaaaatctggaagaaggccaacttaaccttctcctttgatggcaaacgcatgACTGAGACTTTCCTAATctgcaacacagggtctcatgctgctatcttgggattgaagtgGCTAGATGCCCACAACCCGGAAATTGACTGGAACcaacgcaccctctcctttccccatacTGTGCtggaacacgtggccattgccaaagaggaagaagctgacaaggACCCCCTCAagggagtaccctccaagtaccaccaatatgccaaggtgtttggagaagaagagttcaataagcttcctccACATAGGCATTACAATATCAGCATTGagctcacagaagaaggccccttaaactctcccctcTATAGTATGACAGATGCCAAATCCGCTACACttaaggactggctcagggacaagttAAAGGCCGGCAAAATCCGCCCAAGCAAATCTTCTATCAGTTCACCCATAATGTTtgtgcccaaaaaggatggttcctgccaattggttgttgattaccGCCGCCTTAATAACCAGACAAAGAAGAATGTCTACCCTTTACCCTGCCCCAATGACctaatggcccagctccgcagTGCCAAGGCTTTTACCAAACTAGACCTGaggtggggttacaacaatgtccgtgtcagagaaggtgatgaatggaaaacagctttccgcaccaagtacggcctttAA
- a CDS encoding Retrotransposable element Tf2 protein encodes MNKLFKDLLDVCVIIYLDDILIYSKDNASHTQHVHKVLRRLMENQLFCKASKCTFHVTSVEYLGIIVSDKGFSLDKLKIQAVQEWPVPTKVKEVQSFLGFANFLRQFVANFSHLARPLHNLVKKDSIWKWGTREQEAFQGLKDAITNAPVLCHADPVKPYLLETDASGAALGSILSQRQEDGQLHPLGFLLESFKGAELNYDTHNKELLVIIRSFEYWRIFLEGTKHPITYWKESQTFNRRHAQWHLLLAGYNFQIVYCPGKQSGKPDALSCQANHANIPPANQTMLPAPVFANVAIVIPKKELQRQIKAALDQDKSLEEILQFLQNKSKAPPSIKRAFKDYKMEAGLLFYQGRIVVPNMGTLRTDLLQIFHDSPLAGHPGRQRTLELVSRDYYWPGIRADTYWHVDSCKTCQQIRKPKYASILPQPLELPTRPWQHVSYNMIVDLPRDRGHDSILVIIDSFTKYGIFVKCSKKLKAPKLAELFLEHVWKQHGMPEKTVSDRGRVFNNKFLKALYKRLGIDPHFSLAYHPQSNSQTEQVNPSIEHFLRAYSRVNQRDWTRWLPMAEFAYNNAVHSSTGKTPFKALYGWEPTLTPSNVPTDVPEADDLAQTMEAQWKEVELALWQSKQQMTAGESRSPTKFKIREEVWLDAKNVNLKTLSPKLMEQRLGPFKVVEKISNRAYRLELPPTMQIHNIFYVGLLSKVKRDKKRAFKSHPPPVTVDGEEEYKVEGITNAKERNGKWFFQVKWKGKVQKDMKKKALGAAKALRGGAVL; translated from the exons atgaacaaactgttcaaggattTGTTAGACGtttgcgtcatcatctatctagatgacatcctgatttacTCAAAGGATAACGCGTCTCACACTCAACATGTCCACAAGGTCTTACGCCGTctaatggagaaccaactgttctgcaaggcatcaaaaTGCACATTCCATGTCACATCCGTGGAGtatttgggaatcattgtgtcagataagggtttcagTCTGGACAAGCTAAAAATCCAGGCTGTACAAGAGTGGCCGGTCCCCACAAAAGTCAAAGAAGTACAATCATTCctgggatttgccaacttcctccgccaatttgttgccaacttcagccaccttGCCAGACCCTtgcacaacctggtcaagaaggattCAATTTGGAAATGGGGTACcagggaacaggaagccttccaaggtCTGAAGGACGCCATTACAAACGCTCCGGTACTCTGTCACGCAGACCCTGTCAAACCTTATctcttggaaacagatgcctcGGGAGCAGCGCTAGggtccatactcagtcaGCGCCAAGAAGATGGACAGTTACATCCACTAGGTTTCCTGttggaatcattcaagggagcagAGCTAAACTATGATACGCACAACAAAGAACTACTTGTGATCATCCGttcctttgaatactggcgtatcttcctggAGGGCACCAAACACCCAATCAca tactggaaagagTCCCAAACCTTCAACCGccgccatgcacaatggcacttactccttgctggctataacttccaaattgtgtacTGCCCAGGCAAACAATCcggcaaaccagatgccctatcctgccaagccaaccacgCCAACATCCCCCCTGCCAACCAGACCATGTTGCCAGCACCCGTATTTGCTAATGTTGCCATAGTCATACCCAAGAAGGAACTCCAGCGCCAGATCAAAGCTGCACTGGACCAGGACAAGTCTTTAGAGGAAATactccaattcctccaaaacaaatccaaggctcctccatccatcaaacgggccttcaaggattacaaaatggaagcaggACTATTGTTCTACCAAGGGCGCATTGTGGTACCCAACATGGGCACCCTAAGGACGGATTTGCTCCAAATTTTCCATgatagccccttggcagggcATCCAGGGAGGCAACGCACATTGGAACTGGTATCAAGAGATTATTACTGGCCCGGGATCCGTGCTGACACCtactggcacgtggactcctgcaagacatgccagcaaataaggaagcccaagtacgCGTCTATACTGCCACAGCCACTAGAACTACCCACCAGACCATGGCAGCATGTGtcctacaacatgattgtggattTACCAAGGGACAGGGGTCATGACTCAATTCTGGTCATCATTGATAGTttcaccaagtatgggatatttgtcaaatgttccaagaagttAAAAGCACCCAAACTGGCggaactattcctggaacatGTGTGGAAACAGCATGGAATGCCGGAGAAAACAGTCTCAGACAGAGGAcgggtcttcaacaacaaattcctgaaggcgctgtacaaacgcctgggtatagaccctcacttctccttggcataccacccccagagcaacaGCCAAACAGAGCAGGTTAACCCATCAATAGAACATTTCCTTAGGGCATATTCCAGGGTTAACCAAAGAGACTGGACCAGATGGCTCCCCATGGCAgagtttgcatacaacaatgctgTACACAGCAGCACGGGCAAAActcctttcaaggccttgtatggatgggaacctaccTTAACCCCGTCCAATGTGCCAACGGACGTCCCGGAAGCAGATGATcttgcccagacaatggaggcacagtGGAAAGAAGTAGAATTGGCACTTTGGCAATCCAAGCAACAAATGACGGCCGGGGAGAGCAGGAGCCCAACAAAATTCAAGATCAGAGAGGAAGtttggctagacgccaaaaatgttaacctcaaaaccctgagtcccaagctaatGGAACAACGCCTGGGGCCATTCAAAGTTGTTGAGAAGATCTCCAACCGGGCTTACCGCCTAGAGCTCCCGCCAACCATGCAAATTCACAACatcttctatgtaggactcctatctaaagtcaaaagggacaagaagcgTGCCTTCAAAAGCCACCCtccaccagtcactgtggacggagaagaagagtacaaggtggaagggatcacCAACgccaaagaaaggaacgggaaatggtttttccaagtcaaatggaaggg AAAAGTACAAAAagacatgaaaaagaaggcccttggcgctgccaaggcccttagagggggggcagtgttgtag
- a CDS encoding Transposon Ty3-G Gag-Pol polyprotein has protein sequence MHPRWNIAPTTSNVPHAEDMTKQMELIWDEVKASMEFHKAKEKAPRQEYKVGDEVWLMTTNIQTKRPAKKLDNKKAGPFTITEKISSHAYRLDLPNTIKVHNVFHLNLLAPFKEDTDFYRRQVKPPPIITEEGEEEYEVEKIVAWRQDKEGLRYQVRWKGYDELEDTMERAEKIAQLPDIMERFKKEFPNGPLPTEIKTPGKKKKTIKGKSAYLCVSHSNRYAPLQVP, from the coding sequence ATGCACCCAAGATGGAATATTGCACCTACCACCTCCAATGTACCACATGCAGAAGACATGACCAAACAGATGGAACTAATCTGGGATGAAGTCAAGGCCTCCATGGAGTTCCAcaaagcaaaggaaaaggcacccagacaggaatacaaagtaggaGATGAAGTGTGGCTAATGACCACCAACATCCAAACAAAGAGACCTGCAAAGAAACTGGACAACAAAAAAGCTGGACCTTTCACTATCACTGAAAAGATCTCATCCCATGCTTACAGACTAGACCTTCCTAACACCATAAAagtccacaatgtcttccaTCTCAACCTCCTGGCTCCCTTCAAAGAGGACACTGACTTCTACAGAAGACAAGTGAAACCTCCCCCCATCATAACAgaggaaggagaagaggagtatGAAGTGGAAAAGATTGTGGCATGGAGACAGGACAAAGAAGGGCTGAGATATCAGGTcagatggaaaggatatgatgagCTAGAGGATACCATGGAGAGGGCTGAAAAGATTGCCCAACTGCCTGACATCATGGAGAGATTCAAAAAGGAGTTCCCTAATGGGCCTCTACCTACTGAAATCAAAACCccaggaaagaaaaagaagacaATAAAGGGGAAATCTGCTTATTTGTGTGTGTCTCACTCTAACAGATATGCACCTCTTCAAGTCCCCTAA
- a CDS encoding Retrotransposable element Tf2 protein: MSKSFSGAKVNYNMHDKQLLAIIKALEEWQIFSEATDKPIQVFMDHQNLEYWMQARTFNQRHAQWHIFLSNFNFEIHYCPGKQLDYVDSKSEPKIMLPAKVFANTSTSEEELAITDKIYDAENTPPSIQKAYQDYNWEEDLLWYRGKLVVPDTETLKEWLLKEFHNSPLAGHPGQQRTLELLSQNYWWLGMKSLAKERVKCYPTCQANCQPCVPVISLKPLEVPPFPFHTILYDFITGFPKSQGYDTILVVIDLFSKFGHFIPTTKKVLAKGLAELFVTHIWKLHRLPVKTVLDQGTTFTGKCHDLHWHDMNFYYFPSFF; encoded by the exons atgtccaagtccttctcaGGTGCCAAAGTAAACTACAACATGCATGATAAGCAATTgttggcaatcatcaaggctCTGGAGGAGTGGCAAATATTTTCAGAGGCAACAGACAAACCAATCCAAGTGTTCATGGACCACcaaaacttggaatactggatgcaggcaagaaccttcaaccagagacatgcacaatggcacatcttcctgagcaattttaATTTTGAAATCCATTACTGCCCAGGGAAGCAATTGG ACTATGTGGACTCTAAAAGTGAACCCAAGATTATGCTTCCAGCCAAGGTGTTTGCAAATACTAGcacatcagaagaggagcTTGCCATCACAGACAAGATTT ATGATGCAGAAAACACCCCACCATCCATCCAGAAAGCTTATCAAGATtacaactgggaagaagacctacTTTGGTACAGAGGGAAACTAGTGGTCCCAGACACTGAAACTCTGAAGGAATGGTTGCTTaaggaattccacaactccccaCTAGCAGGACACCCTGGGCAACAAAGAACTCTAGAACTCCTGAGCCAGAACTATTGGTGGCTGGGAATGAAATCCTTGGCTAAGGAAAGGGTCAAATGTTACCCCACATGCCAAGCTAATTGTCAACCTTGTGTGCCAGTAATCTCTTTGAAACCTTTAGAAGTCCCTCCATTCCCCTTCCACACAATCTTGTATGATTTCATCACTGGGTTCCCCAAATCACAGGGGTATGACACCATCCTGGTGGTTATAGATTtgttttccaaatttggccactttATCCCCACAACCAAAAAGGTTTTGGCTAAAGGATTGGCAGAACTCTTTGTCACTCATATTTGGAAGTTACACAGGTTGCCAGTCAAAACAGTCTTGGATCAAGGAACTACATTCACAGGaaagtgtcatgaccttcattggcatgacatgaatttttactattttccatcttttttctga
- a CDS encoding Transposon Tf2-7 polyprotein gives MSPSNIPANIPEANHIADTLAQEWREAESALRMSKEHITRLKGTIPNFNIGERVWLDAKNIQICSNSNKLDPKWIGPFRISEKISSHMYQLNLLDSLKIHNIFYVGLLSKLHKSPSQPLPDRPPPETIEGEEEYKVEQILDSKRQHGKWFYLIKWKGY, from the coding sequence ATGAGTCCCTCCAATATCCCTGCAAACATTCCAGAAGCCAATCACATAGCAGATACCTTAGCCCAGGAGTGGAGAGAGGCAGAATCAGCCCTTAGAATGTCAAAGGAACACATTACAAGATTGAAAGGAACAatccccaacttcaacaTTGGAGAGAGAGTCTGGTTAGATGCAAAAAACATTCAGATCTGCTCTAATTCAAACAAACTAGACCCCAAATGGATAGGACCTTTCAGGATCAGTGAAAAAATTTCCAGCCACATGTACCAACTCAATCTACTGGATTCCCTCAAAATCCACAACATTTTCTATGTAGGATTACTGTCCAAACTGcacaaatccccaagtcagccaCTTCCAGACCgcccccctcctgaaacaatagaaggggaagaagaatacaaagtagagcAAATCTTAGACTCAAAAAGACAGcatggaaaatggttctatttgatcaaatggaagggatattgA
- a CDS encoding kinase domain protein: MSKGESNEYDILSSAERRSGAEERWVSFQPYLLSKGYRLRPRYSPEWVPSWKTSGLRPDYCEDSIDSMPLRVLDAIRIKDQNQVMIKMLIPKQGEGEDELAILKHFASPSLKDDTANHVVPCLDSFPISATEPGHFVIMPLLRQYDDLPFKRLSEVHDFLQQIFEGLLFMHRNSVAHCDISSANIMMDSRILYDEPFHPVEQTLSLDIQRMVYPKYSRLEKRVRYYFIDMGFASWFRDPSAPRLVTRKPARIMSPEQTERSPYDPFLVDIYQLGTVIKQDLIPQISVLDFLIPLAEAMTRSDPSTRPTLTKAQDSMNTAFLGLSGTRSLKSATFFATDCDAPAIDAMCSTFLVNLKRG; encoded by the exons ATGAGCAAGGGAGAGAGCAATGAGTACGATATACTTTCAAGTGCAGAGAGGCGATCAGGAGCGGAGGAAAGATGGGTCTCATTCCAGCCATATTTGCTCTCTAAAGGTTACCGTCTACGACCGAGGTACAGCCCAGAGTGGGTGCCCTCTTGGAAAACATCCGGGTTGAGACCGGACTATTGTGAAGATAGCATAGATTCTATG CCATTGCGCGTTCTTGACGCAATCCGAATAAAAGACCAGAATCAAGTTATGATAAAGATGTTGATTCCAAAACAGGGAGAAGGAGAGGACGAGCTTGCGATATTGAAACATTTCGCCAGCCCTTCCCTCAAAGACGACACAGCCAACCATGTGGTCCCGTGCTTGGACTCGTTCCCGATATCTGCTACGGAGCCGGGCCACTTCGTGATCATGCCACTACTGAGACAGTATGATGACCTGCCCTTCAAACGTCTTTCCGAGGTTCATGATTTTCTTCAACAAATATTTGAG GGACTGCTTTTCATGCACAGGAACAGTGTTGCTCATTG TGATATCAGTTCGGCCAACATCATGATGGACTCTCGAATCCTGTACGACGAACCATTTCATCCCGTCGAGCAAACTCTATCCCTAGATATCCAACGGATGGTGTACCCAAAATACTCCCGACTCGAAAAACGCGTACGATATTATTTTATTGATATGGGCTTTGCAAGTTGGTTCCGTGATCCGAGTGCACCACGATTGGTCACCAGGAAACCGGCACGGATTATGTCTCCGGAGCAGACAGAGCGGAGCCCGTACGACCCTTTCTTAGTAGACATATATCAGCTCGGAACAGTCATCAAACAAGATCTGATACCA CAAATCAGTGTACTCGACTTTTTGATCCCGCTGGCCGAGGCAATGACACGTTCGGACCCATCCACTCGTCCAACCCTCACCAAGGCCCAAGATTCCATGAATACAGCATTCCTTGGACTGAGTGGAACAAG GAGCCTGAAGTCTGCTACGTTCTTTGCTACCGATTGTGATGCGCCCGCTATAGATGCCATGTGCTCGACGTTCCTAGTCAATTTAAAGCGAGGTTGA
- a CDS encoding Copia-like polyprotein/retrotransposon, whose protein sequence is MLWSAHMTAIKRVIRYLKGTSFLGLLYKQLEAKVGFGEVGYSDANWGSNLLDRKSISGNVYLLGRAAISWSAKKQPMVALLTMEAEYMALSHACTQAIWFRQFFQELYYPADAPTLILSDNLAALTLSVELQFHGCLKHIDICHHFMRNTIEKCMISMLYVPLNKNLADALTKALPALQFNYLTTQLWANRYLKDPKRKKRISETE, encoded by the coding sequence ATGCTATGGTCCGCTCACATGACGGCAATCAAACGAGTTATACGTTACCTTAAAGGAACATCATTCCTTGGGCTATTGTATAAGCAATTGGAGGCCAAAGTTGGATTTGGAGAAGTCGGCTACTCTGATGCCAATTGGGGAAGTAACTTACTTGACCGTAAGTCTATTTCCGGCAATGTATACTTATTGGGCAGAGCCGCCATTTCTTGGTCTGCTAAGAAGCAACCAATGGTTGCATTATTGACCATGGAAGCAGAGTACATGGCATTATCACACGCATGTACTCAGGCAATTTGGTTCCGTCAATTCTTCCAGGAACTATATTACCCAGCTGACGCTCCCACACTCATACTTTCAGACAACCTTGCTGCCCTAACGTTATCTGTTGAGTTGCAGTTCCATGGTTGTTTGAAGCACATTGACATTTGCCATCACTTCATGCGCAATACTATTGAGAAGTGTATGATCTCTATGCTGTATGTGCCATTGAACAAGAACCTAGCTGATGCGCTTACTAAAGCCCTACCAGCACTGCAATTTAATTACCTGACAACGCAATTATGGGCAAACAGGTATTTGAAGGAcccaaagaggaagaagcggattAGTGAAACTGAATGA
- a CDS encoding Retrovirus-related Pol polyprotein from transposon TNT 1-94 — protein MDWGELVVPPAEGERMTCTNSTAEQRNKNARTGGANQVSEQIKSETKHASELKDIKSKGKNKQKALNSPSQSTEPKLTTHAAVPKPSSTCSKLTMPHSGTCLDTAESACKINANPSLKSSGVQTCCQNPNKPKLTLDTNYGGVKITVKDTAAAPTGLSSPNIPGAFTNYVTELDKYCNDSGSNYSNAYILGTSANQHNSVTNITLFCSHIPLLVSDTLSIISAPTIPTKLASELAAQEEPRIPAFTPTGELAGQFGELKLTSEHFPPPAESILETFTNNNPHWVFAADLPATSNNPTTEEALSGPDTDKWKAAMEQEIATLEKQGTYNTSTLPPGRKAMGCQWVLTIKQNKEGQPI, from the coding sequence ATGGATTGGGGGGAATTGGTTGTTCCACCTGCTGAGGGGGAGAGAATGACTTGCACCAACAGCACTGCGGAACAACGCAACAAAAATGCTAGAACAGGGGGAGCAAATCAAGTCAGTGAACAAATCAAGTCAGAAACAAAACACGCTAGTGAGCTGAAAGATATaaaaagcaaaggaaagaaCAAACAGAAAGCATTGAACTCACCAAGCCAATCTACTGAGCCTAAACTCACTACTCATGCTGCTGTTCCTAAACCCAGCTCTACTTGTTCTAAGCTTACTATGCCCCACTCTGGGACTTGTCTTGATACTGCTGAATCTGCTTGCAAGATCAATGCAAACCCCTCCCTCAAGTCCTCTGGCGTCCAAACCTGTTGCCAAAACCCCAACAAGCCCAAGCTCACCTTGGACACCAACTATGGAGGTGTCAAGATCACTGTCAAAGACACTGCTGCCGCTCCCACCGGTTTGTCTAGCCCAAACATCCCTGGTGCATTCACTAACTACGTTACAGAACTTGACAAATACTGCAATGACTCAGGAAGCAATTACtccaacgcatacatccttgGAACAAGCGCAAATCAACACAATTCAGTCACCAACATCACCTTGTTTTGTTCCCACATCCCCTTGCTTGTCTCTGACACCTTGTCTATTATATCCGCCCCAACTATCCCAACCAAACTTGCCTCTGAATTGGCTGCACAGGAGGAACCACGGATCCCGGCCTTCACCCCGACCGGTGAGTTGGCTGGACAATTTGGTGAACTCAAACTTACCTCAGAACACTTCCCACCGCCAGCAGAATCCATCCTGGAGACCTTCACAAACAACAACCCGCACTGGGTTTTTGCCGCCGACCTTCCGGCAACCAGCAATAACCCAACCACTGAGGAGGCATTATCGGGACCGGACAcggacaaatggaaggcaGCAATGGAACAGGAGATTGCAACCTTGGAGAAACAGGGAACGTACAACACCTCAACGCTCCCACCAGGCAGGAAGGCAATGGGATGCCAATGGGTACTCACAATCAAACAAAACAAGGAGGGCCAACCCATCTGA